The genomic DNA GCCCCTCGATCAGGATCACCTTCACCTTCTTCCCGATCCAGCCCCGGGGGACGAGCACCTTGGCACCGTTCCCATGCGGGGTGACGACCTTCTCCGTCACTTCATAGCAGTTCTTGATCGTC from Methanofollis fontis includes the following:
- a CDS encoding DUF2080 family transposase-associated protein; its protein translation is MEPFDMTIKNCYEVTEKVVTPHGNGAKVLVPRGWIGKKVKVILIEGPDE